The Prunus persica cultivar Lovell chromosome G7, Prunus_persica_NCBIv2, whole genome shotgun sequence genome has a segment encoding these proteins:
- the LOC18770005 gene encoding la-related protein 1C — MAMINSANKSSNPETASYPAVQSPRHAGESVSSPTTQSRRAARAVSSPWTQIVRGESEPIAVAPSSPSTAVTEPAVAAAPPPPPPSSSSSSQSQSNSAPQSNSSSPPPAEESVGEGSENGNAGKRPAWNKPSNGAIEVGPVMGAVSWPALSESARASTKLSPEPLKGVSEPPLSVSMSQGTGTTPTSSPKQVNSSSTPNHTGPARQRSMKRNNASASSNGGLPQHQSSAGQGVETVPNNPSPKEHTHRSAIGSQSHSNNDHPQQRNSFRNRNGGSHPRGDGSHHHNYRRDQDRGGQDWNTHRNFNNRDNHMHPQRSVPRMMRPHQTPPPPPPNAAQFIHQPQMRAFGGPIGFEMQPQLVYVTHTPHEPLGVPFVAPMRHPMVFPAPDPQLHTKIINQIEYYFSNDNLIKDTFLRRNMDDQGWVRIKLIAGFNKVMNLTDNIQLILDAMRMSTVVEVQGDKIRRRNDWMRWVMPTAQPPNASGSQALGKSGQDILSAQIQSIALDEKTASNINIENSSQPQPSSGEGAGQFGVQAGADRSISARN, encoded by the exons ATGGCCATGATTAACTCCGCGAATAAGAGCAGCAATCCAGAAACGGCGTCGTACCCGGCCGTACAATCGCCGCGTCACGCCGGCGAGAGTGTCAGCAGCCCCACCACCCAATCGCGCCGAGCCGCCAGGGCGGTCTCGTCTCCGTGGACCCAAATCGTGCGGGGAGAATCTGAACCGATCGCGGTCGCTCCTTCGTCGCCGTCGACGGCTGTGACTGAGCCAGCTGTCGCTGCTGCGCCTCCTCCTCcccctccttcttcttcttcgtcttctcaGTCTCAGTCTAACTCTGCTCCTCAGTCGAATTCGTCTTCGCCTCCTCCGGCGGAGGAGTCAGTGGGTGAGGGCTCCGAGAACGGCAATGCGGGTAAGAGGCCAGCTTGGAACAAGCCCTCGAATGGGGCCATCGAGGTTGGGCCCGTAATGGGAGCTGTTTCTTGGCCAGCCTTGTCCGAGTCGGCTCGGGCATCGACGAAATTGTCTCCGGAACCACTCAAAGGTGTATCGGAACCACCTTTGTCTGTCTCCATGTCGCAG GGGACTGGAACCACACCTACCTCATCACCGAAACAAGTGAATTCGTCTTCAACTCCAAACCATACTGGACCTGCGCGCCAGAGATCTATGAAACGAAATAATGCAAGTGCCTCCTCTAATGGAGGTCTTCCCCAGCATCAATCCTCAGCTGGTCAAGGTGTTGAAACGGTTCCAAATAACCCTTCTCCTAAGGAGCATACACATAGGAGTGCAATCGGCTCACAATCTCACAGCAATAATGATCATCCACAGCAGCGTAACTCCTTCAGGAACCGAAATGGCGGTTCACATCCTCGTGGAGATGGTTCTCACCATCACAACTATAGGCGGGATCAGGACCGCGGCGGCCAAGATTGGAACACTCATCGAAATTTTAACAATAGAGACAACCACATGCATCCTCAAAGGAGTGTCCCTAGGATGATGAGGCCCCACcaaacaccaccaccaccacctcctaaTGCAGCCCAATTTATCCACCAACCACAGATGAGGGCTTTTGGTGGGCCCATAGGGTTTG aAATGCAACCTCAACTGGTTTATGTTACACATACACCACATGAGCCACTTGGAGTGCCTTTCGTTGCACCAATGCGACATCCCATGGTTTTTCCCGCTCCTGATCCTCAGCTGCATACTAAGATCATTAATCAGATAGAGTATTATTTCAG TAATGACAATTTAATTAAAGATACATTCTTGAGGCGGAACATGGATGACCAGGGATGGGttcgtattaaattaatagcAGGCTTCAATAAA GTTATGAATTTGACAGACAACATTCAGCTTATACTGGATGCTATGAGAATGTCAACTGTTGTGGAAGTACAG GGTGATAAAATAAGGAGGCGCAATGATTGGATGAGATGGGTAATGCCAACTGCCCAGCCTCCTAATGCGTCAGGCTCTCAGGCCCTAGGAAAGTCCGGTCAAGATATACTGTCAGCTCAGATCCAAAGTATTGCTCTGGATGAGAAGACTGCTAGCAACATCAATATTGAGAACAGTAGTCAGCCACAGCCGTCTAGTGGCGAGGGAGCAGGTCAATTTGGTGTTCAAGCAGGTGCCGATCGCTCTATTTCGGCAAGAAATTAG